The Haemorhous mexicanus isolate bHaeMex1 chromosome 8, bHaeMex1.pri, whole genome shotgun sequence genome includes a window with the following:
- the GTF3C3 gene encoding general transcription factor 3C polypeptide 3 isoform X3: MARAGAIAGRTRCFPHRAPPGRGGAMSGFSPELIEYLEGKISFEEFEQRREERKSREKDGENASAEENEEDVEAPSSSRKASGKSQSQDETDGETADGVSKSVHRVFASMLGENEEEEEDEEEEEEEEGEGGEEEEGEEEEETTEQPTAGDVFVLEMVLNRETKKMMKEKRPRSKLPRALRGLMGEANIRFARGEREEAILMCMEIIRQAPLAHEPFSTLAMIYEDQGDMEKSLQFGLIAAHLNPSNTEEWVRLAEMSLEQDNIKQAVFCYTKALKYDPSNVRYLWERSSLYEQLGEQKMAMDGYRRILNLLAPSDGERFMQLARDMAKSYYEANDVTSAIEIVEEAFSKHQSLVSMEDVNIAAELYISSKQYDKALAVITDFTGIVLEKKAPERSATEEKKDTGAAVETQEGQEAVTDNQSHPVAESSAPAVEKVSCCIPEGVPIDITVKLMVCLIHLNILEPLSPLLTTLVEQNPEEMGDLYLDVAEAFLDVGEYNSALPLLSSLVCSERYNLAVVWLRHAECLKALGHMERAAESYAKVVDLAPLHLDARISLSTLQQQLGRPEKALEALEPMYDPDTLAQDANAAQQELKLLLHRSTLLYSQGKMYGYIDTLLTMLAMLLKQFLLSSQAF; encoded by the exons ATGGCGCGGGCGGGCGCCATAGCGGGACGGACGCGGTGCTTCCCTCACAGGGCTCCCCCGGGCCGTGGCGGAGCCATGTCGGGCTTCAGCCCGGAGCTGATCGAGTACCTGGAGGGAAAGATCTCCTTCGAGGAGTTCGAGCAGCGCCGCGAGGAGCGCAAGAGCCGCGAGAAG GATGGTGAAAATGCATCTGCtgaggaaaatgaggaagatGTAGAGGCTCCATCTTCATCCAGAAAAGCCTCTGGGAAATCCCAAAGTCAGGATGAAACTGATG GAGAAACAGCAGATGGGGTCAGTAAATCTGTCCATCGGGTCTTTGCATCCATGCTTGGGGAaaatgaagaggaggaggaggatgaagaggaggaggaggaagaagaaggagaaggaggagaagaagaagaaggagaggaggaagaagaaactaCAGAGCAGCCTACAGCTGGAGATGTGTTTGTTTTGGAGATGGTTCTTAATCGAGAGACCAAAAAAATGATGAAA GAGAAAAGACCTCGCAGCAAACTTCCCCGTGCCTTGAGGGGTCTGATGGGAGAGGCCAACATCAGATTTGCTCGAGGAGAGCGTGAGGAGGCCATTCTGATGTGCATGGAGATCATTCGACAAG CTCCTCTTGCTCACGAGCCATTTTCCACTCTTGCCATGATCTACGAAGACCAGGGTGATATGGAGAAATCATTACAGTTTGGACTGATTGCAGCTCACTTAAATCCCAGCAATACTGAGGAGTGGGTTAGACTGGCAGAAATGTCACTGGAGCAGGATAATATTAAGCAGGCTGTTTTCTGCTACACGAAAG CTCTGAAGTACGACCCGAGCAACGTGCGCTACCTGTGGGAGAGGTCCAGCCTGTACgagcagctgggggagcagaaGATGGCCATGGATGGCTACCGGCGCATCCTGAACCTCCTGGCTCCCTCCGACGGGGAGCGCTTCATGCAGCTGGCCCGAGACATGGCCAA GAGTTACTACGAAGCCAATGACGTGACCTCTGCCATTGAGATAGTGGAAGAGGCCTTTAGCAAGCACCAGAGCCTTGTGTCCATGGAGGATGTTAACATTGCAGCTGAGCTGTACATCTCCTCCAAACAGTACGACAAAGCTCTGGCG GTTATTACAGATTTTACGGGAATTGTGCTTgaaaaaaaagcaccagaaaGAAGTGCaactgaggagaaaaagg atacaGGTGCAGCAGTAGAAActcaggaagggcaggaggcagtgACTGACAACCAGAGTCATCCAGTTGCTGAATCCAGTGCTCCAg CTGTGGAGAAGGTCAGCTGCTGCATACCTGAGGGTGTTCCCATAGACATCACGGTCAAGCTGATGGTGTGCTTGATTCACTTGAACATCCTGGAGCCACTCAGT CCTCTTTTGACTACTCTGGTGGAACAAAATCCAGAAGAAATGGGTGACTTGTATTTGGATGTGGCAGAGGCTTTTCTGGATGTTGGAGAATACAACTCAGCCCTGCCTCTCCTGAGTTCCCTTGTCTGTTCAGAACGGTACAACCTGGCTGTTGTGTGGCTTCGGCACGCAG AGTGCTTGAAGGCTTTGGGACACATGGAGCGGGCTGCAGAGAGCTATGCCAAAGTTGTTGATCTTGCCCCATTGCATCTCGATGCAAGAATCTCACTTTCAacacttcagcagcagctgggccgGCCTGAGAAAGCTCTGGAGGCTCTGGAGCCAATGTATGACCCAGATACTCTGGCTCAGGATGCTAATGCTGCGCAGCAG
- the C8H2orf66 gene encoding uncharacterized protein C2orf66 homolog, protein MWKVLLLGLCVVLAVRGLAKGAPFQPEDKWKPLDNPRNRDLFFRTLQAYFSGRGLDLRKFPTSFTVNNEGPRLYSDPIASAFADYEEKKKSFQNYFKG, encoded by the exons ATGTGGAAAGTGCTGCTCCTGGGTCTGTGTGTAGTATTGGCTGTGAGAGGACTGGCAAAGGGTGCTCCTTTCCAACCAGAAGATAAATGGAAGCCTCTTGATAACCCCAGAAACAGAGACCTG TTTTTCAGAACGCTCCAGGCTTACTTCTCGGGCAGGGGTCTCGATCTCAGGAAGTTCCCAACTTCTTTCACTGTGAACAATGAAGGACCAAGGCTCTACTCAGATCCTATTGCTTCTGCATTTGCAGattatgaagaaaagaaaaaatcctttcagaaCTATTTCAAAGGCTGA